The sequence below is a genomic window from Actinokineospora baliensis.
CTGCTCAGCGGGGTGTCGGCACACCACGAGCGCATGTTCACGGCGATGGACGAGGCGCTCAGCGCGTTGTCCTTCACGTTCGCCTTCGCGCACGGCCGGTCAACGGTGACCGGCCGACAACTGGTGGACATGCCGGAGAACCGGATGGCGCCGCTCACGCGCGGCGGCGCATCCACTCCCCGACCTCCTCAGCCGCGCTGAGCACTGCGGCCCGCAGGCCCGCCTTCTCCAGGACCGCCAAGCCGCTGGCGGTCACGCCCCCCGGGGATGTGACCGCCCGGCGCAGCGCAACCGGGTCGTCGTCGAACCGTTCCAGCAGCGCTGCGGTGCCCGCCATGGCGCGGATGGCAAGCGTGGTCGCGCGAGCGCGGTCGAGACCGTGCCGGACAGCGGAGTCGATCTGCGCCTCCAGCCACAGCGACAGGTACGCCGGGCCCACGCCGGACACCATCGACGCCACCGGGAACAGCCGCTCCTCGAGGTGGATGAGCGTGCCCAACTCGGCGAAGCGGCCGATCACCTCCTCGACGATGTCGTCGGGTGCGGGCTGGACCGGCGGTGTGCTGAGCATGCCCTGCCGGACTTCGACCGGGAGGTTGAAGTTGACCCGCAGCACCGGCGTGTTGGGGTAGGCCGCGCGCATCGCGCTGATGGTCACCCCGGCAAGTGCCGAGACAACGGCTCGGGCGTGCCCGTCGATCTCCGCGGCGACCTCGTCCAACTGCTCGGGTTTGTGGCACAGGACCACGAACGCCGCCCGCTCGGCCAACTCCCGGTTGCTGCCGGGCACCTCGCCGCCGACCTCGGCGACCAACCGCCTGGCGCGCCCGGAGCCCGCATCGGTGCTCAGCACCGGTTCACCCCAGCCGCGGGCCAGGGCGCGGGCCGAGTTGCCCGCGCCGATCAGACCGATGCGTCCCGCCATCGCTTGTTCCCTTCCTCGTGGGCCACCACGGCGGCGACCTCGCGGACCGTCTGGTTCTCGAACAGCGCGCGCGGCGCCACGCGGGCGCCGAACCGCTCGAGCAGGGCGTGGCAGACCCGGGGCACCAGCAGCGAGTGGCCACCCAGTTCGAAGAAGTTGTCGTCGGGGCCGATGCGCGGGGTACCCAGCAGGTGCCGCCAGATGTCGGCGACCGCCGCCTGGGCCCGAGTGAGCGGGCCACCAGCCGCTCCCGCCTCGTCCGGCGCGGGCAGCCGCGAGCGGTCGACCTTGCCCCGGCTGGTCATCGGCAACTCCGGCAACAGCATCACGTGCGCGGGCTGCAGGGCCGATGGGAGCGTGGCCCGCAGGTGTGCCCGGATCGCGGCCGCCCCGGTCCCGCCGCCCGGTGGTACCTCGTCGGCCGGTACGACGTAGGCCGCCAAGCGCACGTCGTCGTCTCGATCGACCGGGACGACCAGCGCCGCTCGCGGTGTGGGGTGGAACGCCATCAGTGCCGCCTCGACCTCGGCCGGTTCGATGCGGTGCCCGCGCACCTTCACCTGGTGGTCGGCCCGGCCGAGGAACTCCAGCGCACCGTCCTGCCCGCGCCGGGCCAGGTCGCCGGAGCGGTACAGCCGCGCGCCCGGCGCGTCGGCGAACGGGTCGGGCAGGAAGCGCCGCGCGGTGGCCGCGGGTCGGCCGAGGTAGCCCCAGGACACCCCCGCGCCGCCGACGAAGATCTCGCCGACCGCCCCGACCGGCACCGGCCGCATCGCGTGGTCGAGCAGGTAGACCCGGACGTTGGACAACGGGGCCCCGACCGGCGGGTGCTCCGGCCAACCGGTGACGTCTCCGGTCAACCGGGCGGCGGTGACCAAGTGGGTCTCGGTGAGCCCGTAGCCGTTGGTCAGCGACAACCCGGGCAGCTGCTCCAACCACTTCTTGGTGGTGGCGGTCAGGCGCAGCCGGTCGCCGCCGGTCGTGATCTCGCGCAGCGGTGGCTGCTCGTCGAGCGGCACCGCCGAAAGCGCGAGGACGTCGAGCACCATCGGCGGGCAGAACAGCATCCGGCGCACCCCGGCCGAGCGCAGCAGCGTGAGCAACTCGTCCGGGTCAGTGCGCTGCACGTCGTCGACCAGCACCGCGGTCTCGCCCGCGACAAGGGTGCCGAACAGCTCCTTGAACGAGGGGTCGAAGCTGAGCGCGGCGAACTGCCAGGTCGGTCCTGGAGCGGCCGACCAGCGGACCTGCCAGGCGATCAAGTTGAGCAGCGGCCGGTGCGGCATCGCGACGCCCTTGGGCGCGCCGGTCGAGCCGGAGGTGTAGACCACGTACGCGAGGTCGTTCTCGGTCGCGTGTGGACCTGGGTTGTGCGCGGGCGCGGCAGCCAGCTCGTCGGCGATGTCCTCGACGACAACTGTTCTCGGTCGCTCAGCGGGTAGCCGGTTGAGCACGTTCGACTTGGTGAGCACCAGGTTCGCGCCCGCGTCGCCCAGGTAGTACGCGATCCGGGCGGCGGGCTGGCCCGGGTCGACGGGCAGGTACGCCGCGCCCGCCTTGAAGACCGCCAGCACGGCGACCACCATGTCCGCCTCGCGCGGCAGGCACAGCGCGACGAGCGATCCGACCCCGATGCCCTGACCGCGCAGGTGGTGCGCGAGCCGGTTGGCGCGGGCGTTGAGCTCGGCGTAGCTGAAGGACCGCTGGCCCGCCACGAGCGCGGTGGCCCCGGGGGTGCGCGCGACCTGGTCCTCGAACCAGGCGGCGACGGTGGGGTGCGGTGGCAGCGGTGCGTCCGTGCGGTTGGCCGCGTGGATCTGCTCGTCCCACTCGCCCGCGAAGAAGATCTGCACCGAGCTCAGCGGCCGACCTGGGTGCTCGGCCGCGGCGAACAGGAAGTTCAGGTAGTGGTCGGCGAAGCGGGTGATGGTGGCGCGGTCGAACAGATCGGTCGCGTAGCCGAAGGTGCCGGACACCGCGCCGGATGGCAGGAGTTCCCAACGCAGCGCCAGGTCCACCAACTGCCGGTCGGTGCCGAGCGCGAACCGGGTGGCCTCCACCCCGGCCAGGCGCAGCGGGTCGACCTCGTCGCACAACTCGAACCACGCCTGGAACACGGGGTGCTTGCTCAGGTCCCGCGGGGCGCGCAGGTGCGCGACGACCTGGTCGAACGGGACGGCCGCCGCGGCGGCGGCGGCGACCTCGGCGCGGACCGCTTCGACCAGGCGGTGCAGCGGCGGGTCACCGGTGATCTCGGTGCGGATGGCCACCGGGTTGTCCAGCGGGCCGATCGCCCGCTGGCCGCCCAGCAGCGGGCGGTCACCAGCGGGAACCCCCACGACCACGTCCGTCGTCGCGCAGTACCGGGCCAGCAGCGCCTGGTAGCACGCCAACCCGACCTCGAACAGGGACGCGCCCTGCCCGCGGGCGAGCCCGTCGAGCCGGGCGACGACCTCGGGGGCGATCTCGAACCCGACCTCGCCCGCACGCAACCCGCGCGTGGGCGAGCGGGGTCGGTCGAAGGGGAGCGCGAGGTGGTCCGGGGAACCGTCGAGCCGGTCGCGCCAGTACGCCAGCGCGGCGGGATCGGGTTCGGCCGCCTCCCCCGCCGCGATGTCGGCGAACCGCAGAACCTTCCCGGCGGGCTCCCGGCCTGCCGCGTACTCGGCATAGCTCTGGGACAGCTCGCGGTGCAGGGCCGCCCGGGACCCGGTGTCCCACGCGATGTGGTGGACGACCACCGCCAACAGGTCCCTGCGGTCGTCCACGCGCACCAACAGCGCACGCAGGACCGGGCCACCGAGCGCGGGGGTGACCTGTCGCTCGGCGAAGTCGACCACCAGCGCCCTGGCCCGCGCGACGGGGTCCGGATCAGCGCGCAGGTCCACCACGACGAGCCGGAACGACCCGGCGGGTTCGACGGACCTGGTGGGTTCGCCGTCCTCGACCACGACCCAGGTGCGCAGAACATCGTGGCGGTCCACGACGTCGCGGAGCGCGCGTTCGAGCACCTGGGCGTCCACCTCGGCCGGGATGTCGTAGCACAGCGCCGACGCGTGCGCGGCGGGGTCGGCGACCACCTGCTGCACCGCCCACGCCCGCAGTTGGCCGCGGGTCAGCGGCTCCTGGGCCACGGCCATCGTCAGCTGCCCGCGACGTCGTGCAGCACCTGGGCGAGGTCGTCAGCGCCACCCACGGCGGTCTCGGCGCCCAGCGGCAACGACGGTAGGGACTGCTCGGAGTAGGAGCCCGTACCGTGCACGACGATCTCCGCGTCCGGTGGCAGCAGGTCGCGCTCGATGGCGTTGAACACCCCGGTCAGCACCATGACCAGCGACCACTCGTGCAGGTCAGCGGGGTCCGCAGGGATGTCGACGGCCAGCGGGGTGACCAGGTCCCGGATCCGCTGGTAGTGCCGCAAGCACTCCAGTTTGGACACCACGACGCCACCGCCGCCCCGGCTGTGGATGATCCGGTCGGTCGTCGGGATGGTCGGCGGGTTCGAGGTGTAGAAGGTGGTGTCCAGCACCTCCCGCGGGTCGACGGTGACCGCGGGGAACAGCGGGTCGCCGTCCTGGGTCCACACCCCGTGCGCCTGGTCGTACCGGTACTCGGGCGCCAGCGCGGCATCCGTGCCGCCCCGCGCCTGGCTGAGGATCATTTCCGGTGTCGCCAGGTGCTGGACCAGGAAGAACCCCGGGCGAAGCGCCAACGGCGCCACACCGGGCACACCGCCCGCCTCCAGGGTGTCCAGGCCCGCTTCGTACCCGAGCAGGCCCCACGCGCCGGAGACCGCGTGCGCGTGCACCCGGGGCCGCCCGCTACCGCCGGGCAGGAACTCGGCCTCCACGAACGCGCGCGCCGAGTCGGCGATCCGGTAGTTGTCCAGCCCGAGGGTGTACCACAGCTGCCACCCCCGCGCGGCGAGGTCCGCACCGTGCCGGGTGGCCACCTCCCTGGCCAGGTCCTTGACCCCGACCGGCACGTCGACGTCGGCGAGGGTCACCGGGTTGAGCCGAGCCAGCGCCGGGTCCGCCGACAGCGCTCCGGAGCGGAGCTTGCCCCTGGACTGGGCCGGGGTGACCGTGACGACCCGCAACTGGTCGCGGTCGACCAGGCCCGCCGCGATGGCCCTGCCGACCGCGTCGCGCAGCGCGGTGCCCTTGTTGCCCGAGGTCGGGGTGAGCAGCATGATCCGCTCGCCGGTGCGCCGGACGTGCGCGGCGGCGCGCAGCACGATGCCGAGCGAACCGAACGTCTTGGTAGTGCGGGTGCGCGGGTTGCGCATCAGGTTCAGCAGGACGAGCTGCCTGCCGCCGTGGTCACCCAGGTCGTGCAGCGACACCTCCGAGGCGGACAGGAACTCGACCAGGTCGTCGTCGAGCGCAGGCAGCTCCATGGCGCCGAGGACGTCGCCGAAGCCGAGGTCCGTGCCGTCGGTGTGGAGCAGGCGCGCGCCCGCGGTCAGGCCCGCGTAGTACCGGGTGAGCACGTTGGGGACGAGCTGGTCGACCTTGCCCGCCCAGGTGTGCGATAGCGTCATGAGACTGGGTTCCCCTCGC
It includes:
- a CDS encoding pyrroline-5-carboxylate reductase family protein, coding for MAGRIGLIGAGNSARALARGWGEPVLSTDAGSGRARRLVAEVGGEVPGSNRELAERAAFVVLCHKPEQLDEVAAEIDGHARAVVSALAGVTISAMRAAYPNTPVLRVNFNLPVEVRQGMLSTPPVQPAPDDIVEEVIGRFAELGTLIHLEERLFPVASMVSGVGPAYLSLWLEAQIDSAVRHGLDRARATTLAIRAMAGTAALLERFDDDPVALRRAVTSPGGVTASGLAVLEKAGLRAAVLSAAEEVGEWMRRRA
- a CDS encoding non-ribosomal peptide synthetase, yielding MAVAQEPLTRGQLRAWAVQQVVADPAAHASALCYDIPAEVDAQVLERALRDVVDRHDVLRTWVVVEDGEPTRSVEPAGSFRLVVVDLRADPDPVARARALVVDFAERQVTPALGGPVLRALLVRVDDRRDLLAVVVHHIAWDTGSRAALHRELSQSYAEYAAGREPAGKVLRFADIAAGEAAEPDPAALAYWRDRLDGSPDHLALPFDRPRSPTRGLRAGEVGFEIAPEVVARLDGLARGQGASLFEVGLACYQALLARYCATTDVVVGVPAGDRPLLGGQRAIGPLDNPVAIRTEITGDPPLHRLVEAVRAEVAAAAAAAVPFDQVVAHLRAPRDLSKHPVFQAWFELCDEVDPLRLAGVEATRFALGTDRQLVDLALRWELLPSGAVSGTFGYATDLFDRATITRFADHYLNFLFAAAEHPGRPLSSVQIFFAGEWDEQIHAANRTDAPLPPHPTVAAWFEDQVARTPGATALVAGQRSFSYAELNARANRLAHHLRGQGIGVGSLVALCLPREADMVVAVLAVFKAGAAYLPVDPGQPAARIAYYLGDAGANLVLTKSNVLNRLPAERPRTVVVEDIADELAAAPAHNPGPHATENDLAYVVYTSGSTGAPKGVAMPHRPLLNLIAWQVRWSAAPGPTWQFAALSFDPSFKELFGTLVAGETAVLVDDVQRTDPDELLTLLRSAGVRRMLFCPPMVLDVLALSAVPLDEQPPLREITTGGDRLRLTATTKKWLEQLPGLSLTNGYGLTETHLVTAARLTGDVTGWPEHPPVGAPLSNVRVYLLDHAMRPVPVGAVGEIFVGGAGVSWGYLGRPAATARRFLPDPFADAPGARLYRSGDLARRGQDGALEFLGRADHQVKVRGHRIEPAEVEAALMAFHPTPRAALVVPVDRDDDVRLAAYVVPADEVPPGGGTGAAAIRAHLRATLPSALQPAHVMLLPELPMTSRGKVDRSRLPAPDEAGAAGGPLTRAQAAVADIWRHLLGTPRIGPDDNFFELGGHSLLVPRVCHALLERFGARVAPRALFENQTVREVAAVVAHEEGNKRWRDASV
- a CDS encoding DUF6002 family protein, with protein sequence MTLSHTWAGKVDQLVPNVLTRYYAGLTAGARLLHTDGTDLGFGDVLGAMELPALDDDLVEFLSASEVSLHDLGDHGGRQLVLLNLMRNPRTRTTKTFGSLGIVLRAAAHVRRTGERIMLLTPTSGNKGTALRDAVGRAIAAGLVDRDQLRVVTVTPAQSRGKLRSGALSADPALARLNPVTLADVDVPVGVKDLAREVATRHGADLAARGWQLWYTLGLDNYRIADSARAFVEAEFLPGGSGRPRVHAHAVSGAWGLLGYEAGLDTLEAGGVPGVAPLALRPGFFLVQHLATPEMILSQARGGTDAALAPEYRYDQAHGVWTQDGDPLFPAVTVDPREVLDTTFYTSNPPTIPTTDRIIHSRGGGGVVVSKLECLRHYQRIRDLVTPLAVDIPADPADLHEWSLVMVLTGVFNAIERDLLPPDAEIVVHGTGSYSEQSLPSLPLGAETAVGGADDLAQVLHDVAGS